Proteins found in one Actinokineospora alba genomic segment:
- a CDS encoding helix-turn-helix domain-containing protein: MVAVTAVGRGWLGDVGEQLCDARRRKGWSLADLQEACVWAGLSVSQSTLWRWETATGRLGIPIGALVSLCGVLECDPAEIVASAMSRHGLRRSMTGPYGWGGLRAELLGGFCLAAGLDLAEVLTMALSHRENEETSALDTNSRGTGLPHHA; encoded by the coding sequence GTGGTCGCGGTGACGGCAGTTGGGCGCGGGTGGCTTGGAGATGTGGGTGAGCAACTCTGCGATGCGCGAAGGCGGAAGGGCTGGTCGCTTGCCGATCTGCAGGAAGCATGCGTGTGGGCGGGGCTGAGCGTGTCTCAGTCGACGTTGTGGCGGTGGGAGACCGCGACGGGTCGTCTCGGTATTCCCATAGGCGCTTTGGTGAGTCTGTGCGGGGTCCTGGAGTGCGACCCGGCGGAAATAGTGGCTTCGGCGATGTCCCGCCATGGACTCCGCAGGTCGATGACCGGCCCGTACGGATGGGGTGGGCTGCGAGCCGAACTGCTCGGCGGGTTCTGTCTGGCTGCTGGGCTGGACCTGGCCGAAGTTCTCACCATGGCCCTGAGCCATAGAGAGAACGAGGAAACGTCCGCTCTCGACACGAACTCACGGGGAACGGGGCTACCTCATCATGCCTGA
- a CDS encoding VOC family protein, translated as MERVTGIGGFFRSRDPEGLTRWYETHLGIPGPPESYDERSWDQEPGPTVFTAFPADSEHFRRPEQRWAINFRVRDLDAMVAQLRDAGIDVEVHGETYPNGRFADLADPEGNPVQLWEPAGADAVTEHPGHSGE; from the coding sequence ATGGAACGAGTCACAGGAATCGGCGGCTTCTTCCGATCGCGCGACCCCGAGGGCCTGACCCGCTGGTACGAGACCCACCTGGGCATCCCTGGCCCGCCGGAGAGTTACGACGAGCGGTCGTGGGACCAGGAGCCCGGCCCCACGGTGTTCACGGCCTTCCCCGCCGACTCCGAGCACTTCCGCCGACCGGAACAGCGGTGGGCCATCAACTTCCGCGTCCGCGACCTCGACGCGATGGTCGCCCAACTGCGCGACGCGGGGATCGACGTCGAGGTGCATGGCGAGACCTATCCGAACGGGCGGTTCGCCGACTTGGCCGACCCTGAGGGCAACCCCGTCCAGCTATGGGAACCCGCCGGCGCCGACGCCGTTACTGAGCACCCGGGTCACTCAGGAGAGTGA
- a CDS encoding MSMEG_1061 family FMN-dependent PPOX-type flavoprotein: protein MTDDLFSDAITNTDALREIYAMPTGVAADKEIPALDEMARRLIACSPLVFLASADAQGRCDVTPRGGPAGFVSVLDDGTVVIPDATGNRRIDALRNVVETGRLGLIFLIPGRGQTLRVNGRACVSARPDLLAGLTSVGKPPLSALVVAPDEVFTHCPKAFVRSGVWKPETWPSADAQPTPAEVSHAHLGDPNLTLAQIEQDQLDSLRYRLA from the coding sequence GTGACAGATGATCTGTTCTCCGACGCGATCACCAACACCGACGCACTTCGCGAGATCTACGCGATGCCGACCGGGGTGGCCGCGGACAAGGAGATCCCGGCGCTCGACGAAATGGCGCGCAGGCTGATCGCCTGTTCGCCGCTCGTGTTCCTGGCCAGCGCCGACGCCCAGGGCCGTTGCGACGTGACCCCGCGCGGCGGGCCCGCCGGGTTCGTGTCCGTCCTCGACGACGGCACGGTGGTCATCCCCGACGCCACCGGCAACCGGCGGATCGACGCCCTTCGCAACGTCGTGGAGACCGGGCGGCTCGGGCTGATCTTCCTGATCCCGGGACGCGGGCAGACGCTGCGGGTCAACGGGCGGGCCTGCGTTTCCGCGCGCCCGGACCTGCTGGCCGGGCTGACCAGCGTGGGCAAGCCGCCGCTGTCGGCGCTGGTCGTGGCGCCGGATGAGGTGTTCACCCACTGCCCCAAGGCTTTCGTGCGGTCCGGGGTGTGGAAGCCGGAGACCTGGCCGTCCGCCGATGCCCAGCCCACCCCGGCCGAGGTGTCGCACGCGCACCTCGGCGACCCGAACCTCACGCTCGCGCAGATCGAGCAGGACCAGCTCGACAGCCTGCGCTACCGGCTGGCCTAG